In Holophagales bacterium, one DNA window encodes the following:
- a CDS encoding stem cell self-renewal protein Piwi domain-containing protein has protein sequence MTITLNAFPLKVPSRQLEACQLAYDKDALDTLRAKHGATHAIRRQGGHILVFSGDGTFPVPGTQQTVTLSEDVGIFCFLVKDGLMRHLVSLGRRPTGFKPIELVSAKPEDNLVAPILGNDYPLQVCARYTIDTRTICGQPCLVIDCTTRRVIRTACLYLLRTGFDLIGRYVATEDEDGYRRLLGSVVAIEGETLQVTRPNGQVQHVKASDAHLEASRTNFDEYILHTHGAKKDEIAERIRLAVSRFNVGENKKARISTLKKYIQSKCIALIDGTRIEIEDAQDVQKDCGQMQKPVFVFSDNGEADWAERGLSHYGPYTKRTFDRNDPSICVICAQHDKGRVEQFVRKLLKGIATSKYFRSGLEGKFALGTSRVEVFVTAADSVEAYQVAIETAIRKKAEDGGRWDLALVQVRQSFKKLEATRNPYYLGKSLFLLHQVPVQDFTIELLSQSDYLLGYALNNMGLACYAKMGGVPWLLKSSPTLSHELVVGIGSASIGQERGADNQRIMGITTVFSGDGSYIVSSTSKAVVPEAYCNALKVVLGETIEKIQKRMNWQRGDTIRLIFHAQVKKFNREEIEAVRAVIDRYRDYQVEYAFLKISEDHGLHMFDSATAGERKGKLAPPRGRTLRLSRHEVLVYLIGQRELRQDTDGHPRGVILDVHKESTFKDIKYLSSQLYSFASHSWRSYFPNPMPVTISYSDLIARSLGWLNQLPGWNDSVMIGKMGQSQWFL, from the coding sequence TTGACGATTACCCTGAACGCGTTCCCGCTGAAGGTCCCGAGCCGGCAGCTTGAAGCCTGTCAGCTCGCCTACGACAAGGACGCGCTCGACACCCTCCGAGCAAAGCATGGCGCGACCCACGCCATTCGGCGGCAGGGAGGCCATATCCTGGTCTTTTCGGGAGACGGCACATTTCCGGTGCCCGGCACGCAGCAGACAGTCACTCTCTCAGAAGACGTCGGCATCTTCTGCTTTCTGGTCAAGGACGGGCTGATGCGGCATCTCGTCAGCCTCGGCCGCCGCCCTACCGGCTTCAAACCCATCGAGCTTGTGAGCGCCAAGCCCGAAGACAATCTTGTGGCCCCGATACTAGGCAATGACTATCCACTTCAGGTCTGCGCCAGGTACACGATCGACACGCGCACCATTTGCGGCCAGCCATGCTTAGTCATTGACTGCACGACTCGTCGGGTGATTAGAACGGCTTGCCTCTACTTGCTTCGCACCGGGTTCGATCTCATAGGCCGTTACGTCGCCACGGAAGACGAGGACGGGTACAGAAGGCTCCTTGGGTCGGTGGTTGCGATTGAAGGGGAGACCTTGCAAGTCACACGGCCCAACGGACAGGTTCAGCACGTCAAGGCGAGCGATGCGCATCTCGAGGCTAGCCGGACGAACTTCGACGAGTACATCCTTCACACGCACGGAGCGAAGAAGGACGAGATCGCCGAACGAATCCGGCTAGCCGTCTCGAGATTCAATGTCGGGGAGAATAAGAAGGCCCGCATCAGCACGCTCAAGAAGTACATCCAGTCGAAGTGCATTGCTTTGATCGACGGGACGCGCATCGAGATCGAGGACGCTCAGGATGTTCAGAAGGACTGCGGGCAGATGCAGAAGCCGGTGTTCGTTTTCAGCGACAACGGTGAAGCCGACTGGGCGGAAAGAGGTCTGAGCCACTATGGCCCCTACACGAAGCGCACCTTCGATCGAAACGACCCGTCTATCTGCGTGATCTGTGCGCAGCACGACAAGGGGCGTGTCGAGCAATTCGTCCGCAAGCTCCTCAAGGGGATAGCAACCAGCAAGTACTTCCGGAGCGGTCTTGAAGGGAAGTTCGCTCTGGGAACCAGCCGCGTCGAGGTTTTCGTTACGGCAGCTGATAGCGTGGAGGCCTACCAGGTCGCCATCGAGACGGCTATTCGCAAGAAGGCGGAGGACGGCGGACGCTGGGACCTTGCGCTTGTGCAAGTGCGGCAGTCCTTCAAGAAGCTCGAGGCGACAAGGAACCCGTACTATCTTGGAAAGAGCCTCTTCCTCCTTCATCAGGTTCCCGTTCAGGACTTCACGATCGAGCTTCTGAGCCAATCTGACTACTTGCTGGGATACGCCCTTAACAATATGGGGCTAGCCTGCTATGCGAAGATGGGGGGCGTCCCTTGGTTGCTCAAGTCCTCGCCCACGCTCTCACACGAGTTGGTAGTCGGAATCGGCAGCGCAAGTATCGGTCAAGAGCGCGGTGCCGACAATCAACGGATCATGGGAATCACGACGGTGTTCTCCGGGGACGGCAGCTACATCGTGTCGAGCACCTCGAAAGCTGTTGTGCCGGAAGCCTATTGCAATGCGCTGAAGGTAGTGCTCGGTGAGACGATCGAGAAGATCCAGAAGCGCATGAACTGGCAGAGAGGCGACACGATCCGCCTGATCTTCCATGCTCAGGTCAAGAAATTCAACAGAGAAGAGATCGAGGCGGTGCGCGCCGTGATCGACAGGTACCGCGATTATCAGGTCGAGTATGCATTCCTGAAGATTTCGGAGGATCACGGGCTGCACATGTTTGACTCCGCAACCGCTGGCGAGAGGAAGGGGAAGCTGGCTCCGCCGCGCGGAAGAACGCTGAGGCTCTCGAGGCATGAAGTGCTCGTCTACCTGATCGGCCAACGAGAGCTACGACAGGATACGGACGGGCACCCGCGCGGTGTGATCCTGGATGTTCACAAGGAGTCAACCTTCAAAGACATCAAGTATCTGAGTTCCCAGCTCTACAGCTTCGCATCGCACTCCTGGCGCAGCTATTTCCCGAATCCGATGCCGGTGACGATCAGCTACTCCGACTTGATAGCTCGGAGCCTCGGGTGGCTTAACCAACTCCCAGGCTGGAACGACTCGGTGATGATCGGAAAGATGGGGCAATCCCAGTGGTTTCTGTAG